The nucleotide window GGAGGCGGAATGAGGATGAGCCAGCGCATCCTGGGCACGCGACAGTTCCCGACGCAAGCGGTTGATTTCGCGGCGGCGGCGCAATACAGCGGACACGGCCAGCAGCAGGCCAAAGACGGCCCCCAGCACAAAAGCCACCAGCATGACGACAATCAGGGGGACTTGTTGCAGCACATGATCCGCAAAAAAGCCGACATCGACCGGCGCTGTGTTTTTCAAGGCGAAGAGCAGCACAATGATGAAAATCACCAAACGCAGCAACCAGATCAAATAGCGCATATGCCAAGCTCCTAGGGGGAATACCAATATTGTAAGGGGAAAACCTTGCGACAGCCCCGATCCCTGCCTCGCAGGCGGCGCCAAACAGCAAAAAGGCGGCCCGAAGGCCGCCCCGAATCATTCCTTATCCAACTGCCTGAACCAGGCAACCGGATAGGGCCGTCATTCGTTAAAGTACTGCATCTGATACAAGTCAGCCACGGTGGCCGGTCCGTCGGAGTCGGCGGCAGCCGACCCCTGATCCACGCGTTCGCGCAGTTCCTTGCCCGGCTTGAAGTGCGGCACCAGTTTTGCTGGCACCATCACGGTCTCGCCGGATTTCGGATTGCGCCCTATGCGTGGCTGGCGTTGTGACAGCGAAAAACTGCCAAAGCCACGGATCTCGATGCGTTGGCCCTGCGCCAGAGCGTCAGCCATTGCATCAAGAACCGTCTTGACCGCCAGATCCATGTCGCGCAGCGCCAGTTGTGGGTGGCGCCCCGCAAGCACAGCAATCAGCTCGGACTTGGTCAGGCCAGGCATCAGTTGTCGCGCTGCTCGTTCAGCTTGGCCTTGAGCAGGGCACCCAGATTGGTGGTGCCTGACGAGGCGCTGGCTTCAGTCATGCGCTGGATGGTGTCGGCGGTTTCGGCGTTATCGCGGGCCTTGACGGACAGCTGAATGGAACGCGCCTTGCGATCGACGTTGATGATCATGGTTTCGACCTGATCGCCATCCTTCAGCACCGTGGTGGCGTCTTCGACACGACCAGCGGAGATTTCGGAAGCACGCAGATAGCCTTCGACATCCACTGACAGCGTAATGACCGCGCCCTTGGGCTCGACGGACTTGACGGTGCCGGTGAGGACAGCGCCCTTGTCGTAGGTGGCCACGAAGTTGTTGAACGGATCGCCATCGAGCTGTTTGACGCCCAGGGAGATGCGTTCCTTGTCGGTATCGATGCCCAACACCACGGCGTCGATTTCGTCGCCCTTTTTGTAGTTGCGCACAGCTTCTTCGCCGGTTTCCGTCCAGGAAATATCGGACAGGTGAACCAGGCCATCGATGCCGCCGGGCAGACCGACGAACACACCAAAGTCGGTGATGGACTTGATCGCGCCGTGGACCTTATCGCCACGCTTGAAGTTGGCGGCAAAGTCTTCCCAAGGATTCGGGCGGCACTGCTTCATGCCCAACGAAATACGACGACGGTCTTCGTCGATTTCCAGGACCATGACTTCGACTTCTTCGCCCAGCGTGACGACCTTGCGCGGATCGACGTTCTTGTTGGTCCAATCCATTTCGGAGACGTGCACCAAGCCTTCGATGCCGGCTTCGACTTCGACAAACGCACCGTAGTCGGTGAGGTTGGTGACCTTGCCGAACAGACGGGTACCCTGCGGGTAGCGACGGCCCAGACCGATCCAGGGATCTTCGCCCAGTTGTTTGACACCCAGCGAGACGCGCTGTTTTTCCTGGTCGAACTTCAGGACCTTGGCTTCGATTTCCTGGCCCACGGACAGGACTTCGGAAGGATGACGCACGCGACGCCATGCCATGTCGGTGATGTGCAGCAGACCATCGATGCCACCCAGATCCACGAACGCGCCGTAGTCGGTGATGTTCTTGACGATACCCTTGATGACCACGCCTTCGTGCAGGTTCTCGAGGAGCTTTTCGCGCTCTTCGCCCATGCTGGCCTCAAGGACGGCACGACGCGACAAGACAACGTTGTTGCGCTTGCGATCAAGCTTGATGACCTTGAATTCGAGGGTCTTGCCTTCGTAGGGGGTGGTGTCCTTGACGGGACGCAGGTCGACCAGGGAACCCGGCAGGAAGGCACGGATGCCGTTGGTCATGACGGTGAGACCACCCTTGACCTTGCCAGTGATGGTGCCGTTGACCAGTTCGCCGGATTCGAGGGCCTGTTCGAGTTGCAGCCAAGCCGACAGGCGTTTGGCGCGGTCGCGCGACAAGATGGTGTCGCCATAGCCGTTTTCCAGGGAATCGATGGCCACAGAGACAAAATCGCCGTCTTCGACTTCGAGTTCGCCCTGGTCATTGAGGAATTCCTCGAGGGGAATGTAGGCTTCAGATTTCAGACCAGCATTGACGACGACGAAATTATGGTCGACGCGCACGACTTCGGCGGAGATGACCTCGCCGGAGCGCATGTTCTGATCCTTGATGCTGGCAGCAAACAGATCGGCAAAGCTTTCGCCGCCTAGGGCGGCTTCGTGGGTTAGGGTGGACATGAAAGAGTATCCATAGGCCCAAAAGGGCTGACACGCCAGGACAGAACCCGGCGGAGTGAAGAAAAATCCTGCCAGATGGCAACCGACACAGCGGTTGTTATTGCATCAAGCAGGTCCGCGTGCCGACCACAGGGCCAGCACTTGCTGTACCACCTGATCCACCCCCAGATGGGATGAGTCGATGGTGACAGCATCATGCGCCGCGACTAGCGGTGCATGCACCCGACCCCGATCCCGGGCATCCCGGTCGCGAAGGTCACTTAAAAGGTCGTCTAGGTTAGCAGAAATACCCTTGTCGTTCAACTGTTTATAGCGCCTTTGGGCGCGCACATCGACAGCCGCATCCAGAAATATCTTGAGGGGCGCATCCGGAAATACCACCGTTCCCATGTCGCGCCCATCGGCGACCAGTCCTGGAGCCAGTCGGAAATCCCGCTGACGCGCCAGCAAGGCCGCACGCACCGTCGGCCAGGCGGCCACCTGCGAGGCCAGATTGCCGATGCTTTCCTGACGGATTGTGTGCGTCACGTCCTCGGCTTGAAACAGAACGGCCCCGGACTCAAAGCGCACATCCAACTGGCGTGCCAGGGCAGCCGCCTGGGACTCGTCATCGAGATCCGCACCTGAACGTTGGACGGCCAGCGCCGTCAAGCGATACAAGGCACCGCTATCCAGGGCATGCCAGCCCAGATGGTCGGCCACACGCTGGGCAATCGTACCCTTGCCCGATGCGGTCGGCCCATCAATCGTGATGACGGGCGCCAGATTGGGTGCCGTATCGGCAGACGAGGGATTCATACAGGGCTCCAAGCGGGCTCAGGGCTGCAACAGCCGCTGAAAATCAGCAAAATAATGGGGGTAAGTCTTGGCCACGCAGCCCGGGTCCAGGATGGTGACAGGCACGGGTCCAAAGGCCGCCAGCGAAAAACACATGGCCATCCGATGGTCGTCGTAGGTGCCGATCTCGGCGCTGCGCCAATCACCAGCGGCCAGGGGATACACCGTCAGGCTATCCGCATCGGATTCCACCCGAGCCCCCAGGCGGGAGAGCTCCGCATGCATGGCGGCAATCCGGTCGGTTTCCTTGACGCGCCAGCTGGCGATGTTGCGCAAGTGGCACGGACCATCGGCATACAGGGCCAGCACCGCCGCTGTCATGGCGGCATCGGGGATCAGATTGAAGTCCCGGTCAAAAGCCCGCAAGCGCGCTCCCCGGGCTACCTCGCAGCCCTGCACGACGAGCGCATTGGACTGATAATCCACCTGGGCGCCCATGTCCTGGATCACTTCGGCAAAGGCCAGATCCCCTTGGATGCTGTCGCGCCCCACCCCCTGGATATGGATGGGGCCACCGGCAATGGCGCCCAAGCCCAGAAAATACGATGCGGACGATGCATCGCCCTCGACCTGATAAGCCCCTGGGCTCTGGTAGGATGCCTGCGCAGGAATCACAAAGCGCGTCCAGCCGTCGTCGCACTGCACTGCTACGCCAAAGCGGGCCATCAGGTTCAGAGTGATCTGGATATAGGGGCGGGAGATCAATGGACCATCCAGCTCAATCACGACATCCCGGCCCAGGCGGGCCGCCGCCACGGGCGCAGCCATCAGCAAGGCCGTCAGAAATTGGCTGGAGACGGAACCCCTGACCCGGATTGGCTGGTCCAACTGCAAATCACTGGGCCGCAAGGTCAGCGGTGGATAACCAGGCTGCTGATCGTAGTCCAACTGGCAACCCAGCATGCGCAGCGCATCGACCAGATCGCCAATGGGACGCTCGTGCATGCGCGGCACCCCCGAGAGGCGATAGTCTCCCCCCATCACCGCCAAGGCTGCCGTCAAAGGCCGAAATGCCGTCCCGGCATTGCCCAGAAACAAATCAGCCTGACGCACCGGCCAGACAGCAGCACCGGTAATGAGCCAGACACCTGGCCCCTCAGCCTGTATATCCACCCCCAGGGTCTGCAGGGCGGCAATCATGACACGGGTGTCGTCGGAGTCCAGCACGCCGGACAGCTCGGTCGTTCCACGCGCCAGCGCAGCCAGCAGCAAGGCCCGGTTCGAAATGCTTTTGGAGCCAGGCAAGGCCACCAGCCCACTGGCCTGCGTGGCCGGATTCAAGGTCAGGAAAGGAATGGATGAAGTCATGGCATGCGTCCACCCCAGAACCGCCGCGCCAAAGCCGACTGTTCAAGCAGGGTTTCAAGAGTTTCAGGATGGGATTCGTCCTGCAGCGCAATACGCCACTGCTGCAGAGTCTGTTCAAAATCGTCTAGTTCGTGCAGTACGGCCTGGCGGTTCGAGACAAAGATATCGCGCCAGACCTCGGGTGAGCCGGCGGCGATTCGGGTGAAGTCACGAAAACCAGTTCCCGCTAGATTCAGCCGGGTATCGGCATCTTCCGCATGCGCCACCTGGGCCATGAACACCGCCGCCAAAAAATGCGGCAAATGGCTGACACAAGCCAAGGCGCGGTCATGGGCAGCCGGGTCCATCAGCTGGACGCGGGCCCCGCACGCTTCCCAGACACGAATCAACCAATGCTGCACCGTCCCGGCAGTTTCGTCGAATGGCGTCAGGACAACCTTGCGGCCGTGATACAGCATGGGATCAGCTGCCTCGGGACCCGTCATTTCAGAACCCGCAATCGGGTGCCCCGGCACAAACTGCGGGTAGCGATCACCCAGCGCCTGCCGGGCCAGCCGGGCCACATCCGCCTTGGTGCTGCCTGCATCGGTCACAACGGTGCCGGGTCGCAGAATCGGCGCCAGCGTCTGCAAAATACCCGCCATGGCCCCCACCGGGGTGGCCAGCAAAATCAGGTCGGCCTGGGCGGCAGCCTGGCGCAGATCGGCCACGGCATCGATCAAGCCCAGATCCTGGGCTTTTTGCAAAGCAAGCGGATGACGCCCTACCCCCAAAACCCGACCCACCTGTCCAACGCGCTTCAGAGCGGCAGCAAATGAGCCACCAATCAGGCCCGTACCCACGACCGCCAGCACAGGCACCAGAGGCTCGGGCACAGACGTCATGGATGCAGAATGCTGGTCAAAGCCTGTACGAAACGGGTGTTTTCCTGGGGCAAGCCGATGGAAACGCGCAAATGCTGCGGCAAGCCATCACCAGCCACTGGCCGCACGATAATTCCCCGGCGCAATAATTCACCATTGATCCGGGCGGCATCGCCCACGTGCACCAAGACAAAATTGGTATGGCTGGGGACAAAATCCAGCTTCAATGCAATAAAGGCTTCCTGGAGCTGCTGGCGGCCCTGCCGGTTCAACGCATAAGTCTGAGCCAGAAAGTCCGTATCGGCCAAGGCCGTGCGGGCAGCCACCTGAGCCAGGGCATTGACATTGAAGGGCTGGCGCACCCGATTGAGCAGATCGGTCAGGCCAGGCTGCGCCAGGGCGTAACCCACGCGCAACCCCGCCAGACCATAGGCTTTGGAAAAGGTACGGGTCACGATGAGGTTGTCATATTGACGCACCCACTGTGCGCTATCAGCACGCTCTTCAGGGTCCAGATAGTCATCATAGGCCTCGTCCAGCAAGACCGTGACCTGATTGCCATGGCGATCTCGCACGGCCTGCAAAAAAGCCTGGATCTGGGCAGGCGGCACATGAGTGCCCGTCGGATTGTTGGGGTTGGCAATAAAGACCAGCCGGGTATCTTCGGCAATGGCATCCAGCATGGCCGGCAAGTCATGGCCGAAGTCCCGGGCAGGCACCTGGCAATGCCGGGCACCACGCGCCTGGGTGCTGAGGCGATACACCACAAAAGCATGCTGAGCGTAGACCGCCGAAGTGCCTTCGTCGAGCAAAGCCAGGGAAGCGAGTTCAAGCAAATCATTAGAGCCATTGCCCAAAGTGACCCAGTCGGCAGGCACACGATGGTGGGCAGCCAGATCAGCCTTCAGGTCAAACCCGTTGGGGTCCGGGTAGCGGCCCTGCAAGCTGGCTGCCGCCTGGCAAAGCGCATCGCGCACACGGCCGGAGCAACCCAGCGGGTTTTCATTGGAGGCAAGCTTGATGATGTCAGCTGCATCCAGCCCATATTCGCGGGCCAGTTCTTCGATGGGTTTACCAGGTTGATAAGCAGCAATGGCCCGGACGTGCTCGGGCGCCAGAAGCGATGTCATGCGGATGCCTTATTGTCGAGGGTAGGAACCGAGAAGCTTGAAAAAAGCAACCTGTTGGCGCAGTTCTGCCAAGGCCTGCTGCACAGGTTCGTCTTGATGATGACCCAGGAGATCAACGTAAAAATAATATTCCCATTGCCCTGTACGGGCCGGCCGGGACTCCAGGCGAGTCATGGAAACCCCGTGGCGCGACAAGGGTGCCAGCATGTCGTAGACCGCACCTGAGCGATTGGGCACCGCCATGATCAGACTGGTCTTGTCACGCCCGGTAGGCCCGGAATCTCGTGCACCGACTGCCAAAAACCGAGTCTGGTTCTGAGGATCGTCCTGAATGCCGCTGGTGACGGAACTTAAGCCCCAGGCCGCCGCAGCGGCGTCGCCGGCAATGGCGGCACAGGTGGGGTCTTCGGATGCCATGCGGGCGGCCTGCGCATTGCTGGCCACAGGCAGGCGTTCGAGCCCTGGGTGGTTGCGACTCAGCCAGGCCTGACACTGCGCCAGTGCCTGGGGATGCCCCAGCACCCGCCGCACGCCCTCGAGCCCCCCGGTACGGGTCAGCAGGTTATGGTGGATGCGAATCGTGCGTTCGCCCAGGACCTTAAGGGAGGAATGCAATAGCAAGTCCAGGCTGCGGTTGACCGCACCTTCGGTGGAGTTCTCGACAGGCACCATGCCGACATCCGCCTGGGCTGCCTCGACCGAACGAAAGACTTCGTCGAAGGATTCGCAGCGCAGGCTGGTGATGGCCTGACCGAAATGCTCGTAGGCGGCCTGCTCGGAAAACGAACCCTGAGGCCCCAGGAAAGCAACCGTCAGGACGCTTTCCAGCCCTCGACAGGCGGAAATGATCTGCCCCCACACGGCAGCCACGGCGGGTTCAGGGATGGGACCGCCATTGATGGTCTGCAAGCGCCGGATAATCTGTGCTTCGCGCTCGGGCTTCAGTACTGGCCCGCTGGCATCGAAACGCTTTTTAACGTCCCCTACCTGCAGAGCCGTCTGGGCACGCTGGTTGAGCAAGACCAGGATCTGCTCGTCCAGTGCATCGATTCGGTCGCGCAAAGGTTCGAGGCTGGCCTGGAGTCTGGACTCATCAGCCATGACGTGCCTCGAAATCCTGCATGAAGGCAATCAAGGCCTGTACCCCAGCCAACGGCATGGCGTTATATAGCGAAGCCCGCATCCCGCCCACCGCCTTGTGGCCCTTGAGGGCCAACAGGCCAGCAGCATCGGATTCAGCCAAAAATGCCGCATTGAGGGATTCGTCGCGCAGGAAAAAAGGAATGTTCATCCGCGAACGCACCGTCGGATGAATGCGATTCTCATAGAGCGAAGACTGGTCGATATAGCGATAAAGTAAAGTGGATTTCTGGGTGCTGGCCGCATCCATGGCCGCCACACCGCCCTGGCCCAACAGCCATTTGAACACCAGCCCCGCCATGTAGATGGCAAAGGTGGGCGGAGTGTTGAACATGGAATCAGCCGCAGCCACCGGCGCATAATCAAAGGTTGAAGGACAATGCGGCAAGGCATGGCCGATCAGGTCCTTGCGCACGAACACCAGGGTGACGCCTGCCGGGCCAGCATTTTTCTGAGCCCCGGCATACACCACGCCCAAGCGGGAAAAATCAATGGCCCGCGAAAGAATATTCGAGGACATATCAGCCACCAAGGGAACGTCCGGCGCCCCTAAACTGGCCATATCGGGCATGACGGCTTGTTCGACCCCGCCGATGGTTTCGTTGGCGCACAAATGCAAATAAGCGGCATCCGACCGTACCTGCCATTGCGCTTGCGTCGGCAGCCAGCACCAGGGACCATATTCGCGGCCATCCAGCATCGCGGCGGCACTGGCGGTGGCGGCCACGGCGATATCGCCATAGCGACCAGCCTCGTTGAAGGATTTCTTGGCCCAATGGCCGCTGAGTACATAGTCGGCCCGGCCGCGCCCGTCTCGGCCAATGAGATTAAGCGGAATCAGGGCGTTCTGGGCGGAAGCCCCGCCTTGCATGAACAGCACCTCGAAGTCATCCGGCACGGCCAGCAAAGTACGCAGATCGGCCTCGGCCTCGTCGCGAATGCGGCTGTAGTGCTTTCCCCTGTGACTCATTTCCATAACGGAAGTGCCACTGCCTTGCCAATCACACAGATCGGCGGCTGCCTGTTGCAAGACATCCAGCGGCAGAACAGACGGTCCTGCGGCAAAATTCCAGGGACGGGTCATGAGAGGTCCTTTGGTGCGGAAGAGTCATCATCGGAGGTCGCATCCGGATCGGAGGCTGCGTCCGGCGCAGACTGATCGTCGAGCAAGATGGCTTCGTCATCAACGTCGTCTTCGTCGGCATCGCTCTCGGCCACCCGGCGCACACTGATCAAATGGCTGTCTTCATCGACATTGATGAGCGTGACACCCTGGGTGGCACGGCCCATTTCGCGGATTTCAGACACCCGGGTACGCACCATCACGCCGCTGGTGGTGATCAGCATGATTTCATCATCAGGCTGCACCAACACGGCACTGACGACCTTGCCGTTGCGCGCTGAAGTCTGGATGGCGATCATGCCCTTGGTGCCCCGCCCATGGCGGGTATATTCCACGATAGAGGTGCGCTTGCCGTAGCCGTTTTCGGTGGCGGTCAGTACGCTGTGGGTTTCATCTTCGGCCACCAGCAAGGCAATCACGGACTGGCCTTCGTCCAGCGACATGCCGCGCACACCGCGCGCGGTGCGGCCCATGGGACGGACGTCGTTTTCATCGAATCGCACGGCCTTGCCAGCGTCGGAGAACAACATGACATCGTGCTTGCCGTCGGTCAGATCGGCGCCGATCAGGTAATCACCTTCGTCCAGACCCACGGCGATAATGCCGGCCTTGCGCGGATTGGAGAAATCCGACAAGGGAGTTTTCTTGACGGTGCCGCGCGACGTGACCATAAAGACATATTGATCTTCGCTAAAGGCCTTGACGGTGAGCACGGCAGTGATGGTTTCGCCATCGATCAGCGGGAACATATTGACAATGGGACGGCCACGGGAATTGCGCGAACCCTGAGGAACCTCCCAGACCTTGAGCCAATACACCCGGCCACGATCCGAGAAACACAAGAGAAAATCGTGCGTATTGGCGATAAAGAGCTGATCGACCCAGTCGTCTTCCTTCATGGTGGTGGCTTGTTTGCCACGACCGCCGCGCTTCTGGGCACGGTATTCGGACAAGGGCTGGCTCTTGATGTAGCCGCTACGCGATAAAGTAACCACCATGTCCATGGGGGTGATGAGGTCTTCGGTCTCGAGTTCAGTCGCGTTGAACTCGATCTCGGACCGGCGCAAATCCTGGCCCGGCGCGGAAAACTCGGCCCGGATCGCCTGCAGCTCGTCGCTGATGATGGTAGTGACGCGCTCGGGGCGCGCCAAGATATCCAGCAAATCGGCAATGGTATCCATGACGCTGCGGTACTCGGATACGATCTTGTCCTGCTCGAGCCCGGTCAGGCGCTGCAGGCGCATATTGAGGATTTCCTGGGACTGGACCTCGGACAGACGATATTGACCATCGGCCTGCAGGCCAAAATGGGCTTCCAGACCATCGGGACGATAGGCGGACCGCCCACCGGAGGCGACATTGGAATCCGCCCGCACCAGCATTTCGCGCACCAGGGACGAATCCCAACTGCGCTCCATCAGGCCTTGGCGTGCCACGGGCGGCGTGGGGGCAGCCTTGATGATGGCAATGAAGTCGTCGATGTTGGCCAGCGCCACCGCCAGGCCTTCGAGCACATGGCCGCGTTCGCGGGCCTTGCGCAACTGGAAAATCGTGCGGCGCGTGACGACTTCGCGGCGATGATGCAGAAAATGCTGCACCATCTGTTTCAGATTGAGCAGGCGCGGCTGGCCATTGACCAGCGCCACCATATTCATGCCAAAGGTTTCCTGTAGCTGGGTATTTTTATACAGGTTATTCAGCACGACCTCGGGGACTTCCCCACGCTTGAGCTCGATGACCAGACGCATGCCGTCCTTATCGGACTCATCGCGAATATCGGAAATCCCTTCGATTTTTTTCTCATTGACCAGCTCGGCAATGCGCTCTTGGAGAGATTTTTTATTGACCTGATAGGGAATCGCATCGATGACGATTGCCTGGCGATTGCCATGGGGCAAGTCTTCGAAGTGCGCCTTGGCCCGCATGATGACGCGTCCCCGGCCTGTGCGATAGCCTTCGCGCACCCCTGCCATGCCGTAGATAATCCCCCCAGTCGGAAAGTCCGGAGCGGGAATGCGCTCGATCAGTTCATCTATCGTGCAATCGGGATTGCGCAGGCAATACAGACAGCCTTCGACGACCTCGGATAGATTATGCGGCGGGATATTGGTGGCCATGCCCACCGCAATACCGGCACTGCCATTGACCAGCAGATTGGGCAAACGCGATGGCAACAGCAGGGGTTCTTGCTCGCTGCCGTCGTAGTTGGGACCGAAATCAACGGTGTCCTGGTCAATATCGGCCAGAATCTCGTGGGCGATTTTTGCTAGACGGACCTCGGTGTAACGCATGGCTGCCGCATTGTCGCCATCGACCGAGCCAAAGTTACCCTGCCCGTCGACCAGCATATAGCGCAAGGAAAAATCCTGAGCCATGCGCACAATCGTGTCATAGACCGCAGAATCCCCGTGAGGGTGGTATTTACCGATGACGTCCCCGACGATACGCGCAGACTTCTTATAAGCGCGATTCCAGTCGTTGTTGAGCTCGTGCATGGCAAACAGCACCCGCCGATGGACGGGCTTGAGCCCATCACGCACATCTGGCAGTGCACGCCCCACAATTACGCTCATGGCGTAATCCAGATAACTACGCCGCATTTCGTCTTCTAATGAAATGGGCAGGGTTTCTTTAGCGAAGGATTCCATGTATATGTCCGAAACCGATGGGCCTGATGCAGCCAGAAGCAATCGCTGATTCTATCATCCGCACTGCGAGACGAAGGTGCCGCCAGTTCTCAACATGTCCCTGGGCACATTTCCACACAGACCGGCCCATGCGTTGCAAAAATCCCACAACCAGACAGTCTGGCCATGCAAAAACCTCCGCAGAGTACCGGCCTAAGCCTGGAAGACTTAACCCGAGGACTAAAAATGCCTTAAGATTTCGGCTAACAC belongs to Castellaniella sp. and includes:
- the gyrA gene encoding DNA gyrase subunit A, encoding MESFAKETLPISLEDEMRRSYLDYAMSVIVGRALPDVRDGLKPVHRRVLFAMHELNNDWNRAYKKSARIVGDVIGKYHPHGDSAVYDTIVRMAQDFSLRYMLVDGQGNFGSVDGDNAAAMRYTEVRLAKIAHEILADIDQDTVDFGPNYDGSEQEPLLLPSRLPNLLVNGSAGIAVGMATNIPPHNLSEVVEGCLYCLRNPDCTIDELIERIPAPDFPTGGIIYGMAGVREGYRTGRGRVIMRAKAHFEDLPHGNRQAIVIDAIPYQVNKKSLQERIAELVNEKKIEGISDIRDESDKDGMRLVIELKRGEVPEVVLNNLYKNTQLQETFGMNMVALVNGQPRLLNLKQMVQHFLHHRREVVTRRTIFQLRKARERGHVLEGLAVALANIDDFIAIIKAAPTPPVARQGLMERSWDSSLVREMLVRADSNVASGGRSAYRPDGLEAHFGLQADGQYRLSEVQSQEILNMRLQRLTGLEQDKIVSEYRSVMDTIADLLDILARPERVTTIISDELQAIRAEFSAPGQDLRRSEIEFNATELETEDLITPMDMVVTLSRSGYIKSQPLSEYRAQKRGGRGKQATTMKEDDWVDQLFIANTHDFLLCFSDRGRVYWLKVWEVPQGSRNSRGRPIVNMFPLIDGETITAVLTVKAFSEDQYVFMVTSRGTVKKTPLSDFSNPRKAGIIAVGLDEGDYLIGADLTDGKHDVMLFSDAGKAVRFDENDVRPMGRTARGVRGMSLDEGQSVIALLVAEDETHSVLTATENGYGKRTSIVEYTRHGRGTKGMIAIQTSARNGKVVSAVLVQPDDEIMLITTSGVMVRTRVSEIREMGRATQGVTLINVDEDSHLISVRRVAESDADEDDVDDEAILLDDQSAPDAASDPDATSDDDSSAPKDLS